Proteins encoded in a region of the Streptomyces violaceoruber genome:
- a CDS encoding potassium channel family protein — MARMPDTNTTDLWERRTQGPLLALAVLFAVAYALPVVMPDAPEQLLFACHVANWVVWAAFAIDYAVRLWLSEDRLRFVRSHPLALLAVLLPLLRPLRLLKLVSMLLLAGQRARMASQVRVTTYVAGSCLGLLVFGALAVLEVERGRPGASIQTLGDALWWAFTTMTTVGYGDMAPTTGLGRLLAIGLMLSGIALLGVVTANIAAWFISRFERDDAEERRQTAAIEALTEEVRALRAQVATLRAPQGAPSELNVLPAPTREHD, encoded by the coding sequence ATGGCCCGCATGCCTGACACGAACACCACTGATCTCTGGGAGCGGCGCACCCAGGGGCCGCTGCTGGCGCTCGCCGTACTCTTCGCCGTCGCCTATGCCCTGCCGGTGGTCATGCCCGATGCCCCGGAGCAGTTGCTGTTCGCCTGCCATGTCGCGAACTGGGTGGTGTGGGCTGCCTTCGCGATCGACTATGCCGTACGTCTGTGGTTGAGCGAGGACCGGCTGCGGTTCGTGCGGAGCCATCCGCTGGCGCTGCTGGCGGTCCTGCTGCCGCTGCTGCGTCCGCTCAGGCTGCTCAAGCTGGTGTCGATGCTGCTGCTCGCGGGGCAGCGGGCACGGATGGCCTCACAGGTCAGGGTGACGACGTACGTCGCGGGGTCGTGTCTCGGGCTGCTGGTGTTCGGGGCGCTGGCGGTGCTGGAGGTGGAACGCGGCAGGCCAGGGGCGTCCATCCAGACGCTGGGGGACGCACTCTGGTGGGCCTTCACGACGATGACGACCGTCGGATACGGCGACATGGCGCCGACGACGGGCCTCGGCCGGCTGCTGGCGATCGGGCTGATGCTGTCCGGGATCGCGCTGCTCGGTGTGGTCACCGCGAACATCGCGGCCTGGTTCATCTCCCGCTTCGAGAGGGACGATGCGGAGGAACGGCGGCAGACGGCGGCCATCGAGGCGCTGACGGAGGAGGTCCGGGCGCTGCGGGCTCAGGTGGCGACGCTGCGGGCCCCGCAAGGAGCGCCGTCCGAGCTGAACGTTCTCCCGGCTCCGACACGGGAGCACGACTGA
- a CDS encoding YrhB domain-containing protein: MLDMAEATRLARQFLDQEVSHEGMTFALVEGERTRVGTAYYFDCQSVAYLRTGDLRDMAIGTGYLRVDGETGECRMLGATESARLDLF, from the coding sequence ATGCTGGACATGGCAGAGGCGACCAGGCTGGCCAGGCAGTTCCTGGACCAGGAGGTCAGCCACGAGGGCATGACCTTCGCGCTCGTCGAGGGAGAGCGCACGCGGGTGGGCACCGCCTACTATTTCGACTGCCAATCGGTGGCCTACCTCCGCACCGGAGACCTCCGGGACATGGCAATCGGCACGGGCTACCTCCGCGTCGACGGGGAAACCGGGGAGTGCCGCATGCTGGGAGCAACCGAATCCGCCCGGCTCGACCTCTTCTGA